TTTCCACTTTTTAATCCGTCAAAAAGTGCCTCTTCGTTGTAAAGACCACCACGAGCAACATTTATTAAAACAACTCCGTCTTTCATTTTTGCAATCTCTTCAGCACCAATCATATCAATTGTTTCGCTGTTTTTTGGTGTATGAATTGTAATGATGTTGCATTGAAGAATTTCATTAAAATCTTTTGTGTATTTCACACCTAAATCAGTAGCTTTTGAAGAATCAATATATGGATCGTATGTAACAATATCCATTTCAAAAGCTTTTGCACGAATTCCAACTCGACTACCGATATTTCCAAAACCGATAATCCCTAATTTTTTACCTTTTAATTCGTGTCCATACCACTTTTCTCGCTTCCAAATTCTCTCTTCTTTTAGGTGATTATGTGCATATGGAAAAAATCTCATGTTGCTTAAAATGTGTGTCATTGTCAATTCAACCGCAGCGATTGTGTTTGCCGTTGGAACATTCATAACAATTACACCATATTTGCTACAACTATCAATATCAACATTATCAACACCAACACCCGCACGAACAATTGCTTTTAACTGCTTTGCACTCTGTAAAAATTTTTCATCAACATCAGTCGAGCTTCTTGTAATTGCAACATCAACATCATGAAGAGCATTGTAAAACTCTTCACCTTTTCCTAAATCTGCGATATTTAAATAATTGATTTCACTCTCATTTTGCAACATTTCCAAACCACTTTTATGGATGTGGTCGCAAACAGCTACTTTATATTTTTCCAAAGATTTTCCTATTTTTTCATATTAAAAGTATTTTATCAGAATCGTTTTTTCTGAAATTTAAATTTGAGTTATTTTGGAGATTTCGGGAGAGTTCCCGAAATAAGTTTTTAAAATTCTATTTTGTGTCGAGAAAGAACTTTATCGATAAGTCCATATTGTGCAGACTCTTCAGCACTCATAAATTTATCTCGTTCTGTATCTCTTTCAATAGTTTCGATACTTTGTCCTGTGTTTTCAGAAAGAATTTTGTTTAAATCTCTCTTCATTCGCAGAATCTCTTCAGCTTGAATTTGAATATCAGTAGCCTGACCTTTTGCACCACCGAGAGGTTGGTGAATCATAATTCGAGCATTTGGAAGAGCATATCTTTTTCCCTTTTCACCCGCAGAGAGTAAAAAAGCACCCATAGAAGCAGCTTGACCAATACAAATTGTTGAAACTTGAGGTTTGATGTAATTCATAGTGTCGTAAATGCTCATTCCACTTGTAATTACTCCACCTGGAGAATTGATGTAGAAATAGATGTCTTTTTCAGGGTCTTCTGCCTCTAAAAAGAGGAGTTGAGCAACAATTGAAGAAGCAACAGCATCATTCACTTCACCACTCAACATAACAATCCTATCTTTAAGAAGTCGAGAATAGATGTCGTAAGACCGTTCGCCTCGACCACTTTTT
Above is a window of Thiovulum sp. ES DNA encoding:
- a CDS encoding ATP-dependent Clp protease, proteolytic subunit ClpP (PFAM: Clp protease~TIGRFAM: ATP-dependent Clp protease, proteolytic subunit ClpP) — translated: MSYIPYVVEKSGRGERSYDIYSRLLKDRIVMLSGEVNDAVASSIVAQLLFLEAEDPEKDIYFYINSPGGVITSGMSIYDTMNYIKPQVSTICIGQAASMGAFLLSAGEKGKRYALPNARIMIHQPLGGAKGQATDIQIQAEEILRMKRDLNKILSENTGQSIETIERDTERDKFMSAEESAQYGLIDKVLSRHKIEF